In one Nicotiana sylvestris chromosome 8, ASM39365v2, whole genome shotgun sequence genomic region, the following are encoded:
- the LOC104243631 gene encoding large ribosomal subunit protein eL43, translated as MTKRTKKAGIVGKYGTRYGASLRKQIKKMEVSQHSKYFCEFCGKYAVKRKAVGIWGCKDCGKVKAGGAYTLNTASAVTVRSTIRRLREQTES; from the exons ATG ACTAAGAGGACCAAGAAGGCTGGAATAGTTGGAAAGTATG GTACCCGTTATGGTGCCAGTCTGCGTAAGCAGATTAAGAAGATGGAGGTTAGCCAGCATAGCAAGTACTTCTGCGAGTTTTGTGGAAAG TATGCAGTAAAAAGGAAAGCAGTGGGAATTTGGGGCTGCAAAGATTGCGGCAAAGTCAAAGCTGGTGGTGCTTACACATTGAA cACTGCAAGTGCGGTTACAGTTAGGAGTACAATCCGAAGACTGAGGGAGCAGACTGAGAGTTAG
- the LOC104243632 gene encoding uncharacterized protein, whose translation MHQQNLEVQIGQEQQPDLQIPIPKQSTPSKINLQIKIPSPDSSTNQIHFINEPFCQNQSPNKTLLSTPHKRPIMSQSSNLYHSPTHQSHFKVPILKSNNSSKNQSFLCSCSVPVLLATKRITLKLIHHSCHVSWIRVHIKLFILLSLPSLYLLTSTPYWGSFLYFLFIVTAIILAFLVISLCVTLPCVPSIRTFLGRTLSINLHSSATASKNRPSVVWSIGSKPKPERKPISGCWVQVYSNGDVYEGEFHKGKCSGSGVYYYRLSGRYEGDWIDGKYDGYGVETWMKGSRYRGQYRQGLRHGVGMYRSYTGDLYAGEWCNGQCHGSGVHTCEDGSSYTGEFKWGIKHGLGHYHFRNGDAYAGEYFADKMHGFGVYHFGNGHRYEGAWHEGKRQGFGIYTFRTGETQSGHWQNGILNVSTSLGALPGSPSAVDHSKVLHAVQEARQASEKAINVTKVDERVKRAVTAANKSATAARVAAVKAVQNQIHHNGDSCHSPLAVV comes from the exons ATGCATCAGCAAAATCTTGAAGTTCAGATAGGTCAAGAACAACAGCCTGACCTTCAAATCCCAATCCCAAAACAATCAACCCCATCCAAAATTAATCTTCAAATCAAGATCCCATCACCAGATTCTTCAACCAATCAGATTCACTTTATAAATGAACCTTTTTGTCAGAATCAATCACCAAACAAAACCCTTTTGTCAACACCTCATAAAAGGCCAATAATGTCTCAAAGTTCCAACCTTTATCACTCTCCAACACATCAAAGCCATTTTAAAGTTCCAATCTTGAAGTCAAACAATTCTTCAAAAAATCAGTCTTTCTTATGTTCTTGTTCTGTTCCTGTGTTATTAGCCACAAAAAGAATCACTCTTAAGCTGATTCATCACTCTTGTCATGTTTCTTGGATCAGAGTCCATATTAAGCTTTTTATTTTGCTTTCTTTGCCTTCACTTTACTTGTTGACTTCAACTCCTTACTGGGGTTCTTTTCTTTACTTTCTTTTTATTGTTACTGCTATAATACTAGCTTTTCTTGTGATTTCACTTTGTGTAACTCTCCCTTGTGTTCCTTCTATCCGTACATTTCTTGGTAGAACTTTGTCTATTAATCTTCATTCATCAGCTACTGCCTCAAAGAATCGACCTTCGGTTGTTTGGTCAATAGGGTCAAAGCCTAAACCAGAAAGGAAGCCGATTTCGGGGTGTTGGGTGCAAGTTTACAGCAATGGTGATGTTTATGAGGGTGAATTTCATAAAGGGAAATGTTCGGGAAGTGGCGTGTATTACTATCGTTTGAGTGGGAGGTATGAGGGTGATTGGATAGATGGAAAGTATGATGGATACGGGGTTGAAACATGGATGAAAGGGAGCCGGTATAGGGGGCAATATAGGCAAGGATTGAGACATGGAGTTGGGATGTATAGGTCTTATACAGGTGATTTGTATGCTGGGGAGTGGTGTAATGGGCAGTGTCATGGTTCTGGAGTTCATACTTGTGAAGATGGAAGCAGTTATACCGGAGAGTTTAAGTGGGGTATCAAACATGGATTGGGTCATTACCATTTCAG AAATGGGGATGCATATGCTGGAGAGTATTTTGCGGATAAGATGCATGGTTTTGGAGTATACCATTTTGGAAATGGACATCGCTATGAAGGAGCGTGGCATGAGGGTAAGAGGCAAGGATTTGGCATTTACACTTTCAGAACTGGGGAAACTCAGTCTGGTCACTGGCAGAATGGGATTCTTAATGTTTCAACAAGTCTTGGCGCCCTCCCCGGATCTCCTTCTGCAGTCGACCATTCTAAAGTGCTTCATGCAGTCCAG GAAGCGAGACAAGCTTCTGAGAAAGCTATCAATGTGACAAAGGTGGATGAAAGAGTAAAACGGGCAGTTACAGCTGCCAACAAGTCCGCCACTGCAGCAAGAGTAGCAGCTGTGAAAGCTGTCCAAAACCAAATACATCACAATGGAGACAGTTGTCATTCGCCACTAGCAGTTGTGTAA